CGGCGCACCCCTTCGGGCAGCTTGGCCACTTGCCCGCGGAACAAGCAGATGTGGCGGGTTCGGCCATTTGCCAGCTGGCGCGGATGGGCCGTGTCGGTGACGACCTCGTAGACGAACGTCGCCTCGCGGCTGCGCATGTCGACGAGACCCGTCCGCACCAGCAGGGCATCATCGAACCTGGCCGGGGCCACGTAGCGGACGAATGCCTCGACGACGGCCAGGTGATAGCCCTCTCGCTCCAGCTCGGCGTACAGGATGCCGTGCGCGCGCAGCCACTCCACGCGCGCAGCCTCGAACCACGGCAGGTAGCTTCCGTGATGGGCGAGACCGGCCGCGTCGGTCTCGGCGTAGCGGACGCGAAGCGGGTAGGCGTGCACGTCAGGGGAGTGGGGCATCATCTTCCTCCGAATCGGGAGTGTCGGCCCTGGCTTCTTCGTTCGCCGGTGCGGTGGCGCGGCGCACGGCCGGGCGCTCCGCCAGCGTCGCCCAGCCGAGCGCGAGCAGGACGAGGGCGCCGCCGATCCAAGCGGTGCTGACGGGCACTTGTCCGAAGATCCAGAACGCGAGGACCGCGCTGCCGACAGGCTCGAAGAGCGTCGCCGCCGCAACATACGTGGCCGACAGTCGGGCGAGCGCCCAGTTGAGCGTGCTGTGGCCGACGAGCTGCGGGAAGAGGGCAAACGCGCCGACCAGCAGCCACGAGCGCATCGGCCATCCGCCAAGCGGGGTGCCGGTGGTCAATGCCGCCGCCAGGAGGATCACGGCGGTTGCGGCGTACACGGCGGCCAGGTAGGATCGCAGCGCCAGTCGCTGCCGCAGCCGTCGGGCCACCATGAAGTAGCAGGCCACGGCCAGCGCCCCTCCAAGCGCGAGCGCGTCGGCGATCAAGTGGCTGCGTCCGAACGACATTGCGTCGCCGAGCATGATCGTGATCGCGCCGCCGAACCCGACGAGCACCGCGGCCCGCAGCTGCCAACCCACGTGTTCGCCGATCCAGCGGGGCGCGAGGACGGCCACCCACAGCGGGCTCGTTGTGACCAACGCCACCGAGCTCACGATCTTGGTGCCCGTGACGGACGGCACCCAGAGGCCGAAGTGCAACGCCAGGAAGAGCGCCGCCAGCGCCACCATGGCCCAACCACGACGGTCGATCGCCGTAAGCTCGCGGCGGGCGCGCGGCGAAGCCACGGCGAACGAGCCTGACACGAGCGCTGCGAGCACCATCCGCCACGTGGCCATCGCCAGCGCCGGCACTTCGGAGCGTGCGGCCTGGATGAGGATGGCCGACGTGCTGATCGCGAGGACGGCGGCCACAAGCGAGGCGACGGGCAGCCACACGCCTCGTGCGGTGCGATCGGCAGGCTCCGCCACGCTTCAGCTGTCGTGGCGCGGGCCGGCGATGTCGGCGCCGGCCGCCTGCCAGACCCAGATGCCCTCGATCATCGTGCCGAGCACCTTGATCGTCAGCAGCTCGGGCGCGGCGACGGACAGCGGGTCGCGGTCGACGACGATCAGGTCGGCCTGTCGACCGACGCTGAGCGTGCCGACATCGCTCTCCAGTCCGGCGGCGTATGCTGCCCCGGCGGTGTAGGCGTGCAGGGCGTCCCGCACCGTCACCCGCTGCTCGGGATGCCAACCGCCGCGTGGTTCGCCCGCGGCCGTCTGGCG
Above is a window of Candidatus Avedoeria danica DNA encoding:
- a CDS encoding acyl-CoA thioesterase, coding for MPHSPDVHAYPLRVRYAETDAAGLAHHGSYLPWFEAARVEWLRAHGILYAELEREGYHLAVVEAFVRYVAPARFDDALLVRTGLVDMRSREATFVYEVVTDTAHPRQLANGRTRHICLFRGQVAKLPEGVRRLAGA
- a CDS encoding DMT family transporter, whose translation is MAEPADRTARGVWLPVASLVAAVLAISTSAILIQAARSEVPALAMATWRMVLAALVSGSFAVASPRARRELTAIDRRGWAMVALAALFLALHFGLWVPSVTGTKIVSSVALVTTSPLWVAVLAPRWIGEHVGWQLRAAVLVGFGGAITIMLGDAMSFGRSHLIADALALGGALAVACYFMVARRLRQRLALRSYLAAVYAATAVILLAAALTTGTPLGGWPMRSWLLVGAFALFPQLVGHSTLNWALARLSATYVAAATLFEPVGSAVLAFWIFGQVPVSTAWIGGALVLLALGWATLAERPAVRRATAPANEEARADTPDSEEDDAPLP